The Pseudomonas azadiae genome contains a region encoding:
- a CDS encoding GGDEF domain-containing phosphodiesterase — MPNPFNSVPPLPRIYALDPQEAEQSWESAPQLLAALNAARLGAWCWEIDTGRISWSRGTQALFGFDPRQPLPKDLDYLDLLAPGDRARVVRAFHAVLAGEPTEHAMHHRIAWPDGTQHWLEISGSLVPDKSGRRQMIGVIREITQRKHAEQALKDSQERLDLALDSAQLGTWDWHIPTGMLYGSARAAQLHGLPPEPFHESFEAFFEGMPDEERENMRNAYRTLREGPAGSYQLTYRVPMEDGSSRYLESRARLYRDEHGAPLRMAGTLLDITDQVEREQRLIASEEKFASLFQASPDPICVTCLDNGAFIEINPAFTQTFGWTAAEVIDKSAEQIGLWDESSKRLQRIERVIREQALSNVALVVHHKDGQSLTCVVSSRLIKVGDQPCIVTTLRDITQQQRSEAALKASEEKFAKAFHSSPDAISITERDTGRYVEVNDGFCRLTGYRAEEAIGLTFYQIGIWADENQRAALLAQLQIKGRISHLEMLWHNKRGELLAVEVSVEPITLNETPCLLLTARDVSLLKNAQAQIRHLAYHDPLTNLPNRALLMDRLSQQIALLKRHNLRGALLFLDLDHFKHINDSLGHPVGDTVLKIVTARLEASVRMEDTVARLGGDEFVVLFSGLEGSRMTVSRQVQGLADTLRELLSEPMFLDGHRLQVTPSIGVALIPDHGSTPADLLKRADIALYRAKDSGRNTTQMFHNSMQKTASERLRMETDLRLALSRGEFSVHFQPQVDARGNKIVGAEALVRWQHPQLGAQSPSEFIKVLEDSGLILEVGTWILDEACAAFELLIAEGLIDPLNFSLCVNISPRQFRQNDFVERVERSLKQHQLPFSLLKLEITEGIVIQNLDDTISKMRRLKKLGVSFAMDDFGTGYSSLTYLKRLPVDALKIDQSFVRDATHDPNDAEIIRAIVAMARSLNLEVIAEGVETQDQLAFLQGLGCHLYQGYLHSRPLPLIGFRERLLAGESRG; from the coding sequence CTGCCGCGTATCTACGCCCTGGATCCTCAAGAGGCGGAACAAAGCTGGGAAAGTGCTCCGCAGTTGCTGGCCGCGCTGAATGCTGCGCGGCTGGGCGCATGGTGCTGGGAAATCGACACCGGCCGGATCAGTTGGTCGCGGGGCACCCAGGCGTTGTTCGGCTTCGACCCGCGCCAGCCGTTGCCCAAGGACCTGGACTACCTCGACCTGCTGGCACCGGGGGACCGTGCCAGGGTGGTGCGGGCGTTTCATGCGGTGCTGGCTGGCGAGCCGACCGAGCACGCCATGCACCATCGCATTGCCTGGCCCGATGGGACCCAGCACTGGCTGGAGATCAGCGGCAGCCTGGTGCCCGACAAGTCCGGCCGGCGCCAAATGATAGGCGTGATTCGCGAAATCACTCAGCGCAAGCATGCCGAACAAGCGCTCAAGGACAGTCAGGAACGCCTCGACCTGGCCCTGGATTCGGCGCAATTGGGTACCTGGGACTGGCACATTCCCACCGGCATGCTCTATGGCTCGGCACGCGCCGCCCAATTGCACGGCCTGCCGCCGGAACCGTTCCATGAATCCTTCGAAGCGTTTTTCGAAGGCATGCCCGACGAAGAGCGCGAGAACATGCGCAACGCCTATCGCACCCTGCGCGAGGGCCCGGCCGGCAGCTACCAGCTGACTTACCGCGTGCCCATGGAAGACGGCAGCTCGCGCTATCTGGAAAGCCGTGCGCGCCTGTACCGCGATGAACACGGCGCACCGTTGCGCATGGCCGGCACCCTGCTGGACATCACCGACCAGGTGGAACGCGAACAGCGCCTGATCGCCTCCGAAGAAAAATTCGCCAGCCTGTTCCAGGCCAGTCCAGACCCGATCTGTGTGACCTGCCTGGACAACGGCGCGTTTATCGAGATCAACCCCGCCTTTACCCAGACCTTTGGCTGGACAGCCGCCGAGGTGATCGACAAAAGCGCCGAGCAGATCGGCCTGTGGGATGAGTCGAGCAAGCGCCTGCAGCGGATCGAGCGGGTCATCCGCGAGCAGGCGCTGAGCAATGTGGCGCTTGTGGTGCATCACAAGGACGGCCAGAGCCTCACCTGCGTGGTTTCCAGCCGCCTGATCAAGGTCGGCGACCAGCCGTGCATCGTCACCACGTTGCGGGACATCACCCAGCAACAACGCTCGGAAGCCGCCCTGAAGGCCAGCGAAGAGAAATTCGCCAAGGCGTTCCATTCCAGCCCCGATGCGATTTCCATCACCGAGCGCGACACCGGCCGCTATGTGGAGGTCAACGACGGCTTCTGCCGCCTGACCGGCTACCGCGCCGAGGAAGCCATTGGCCTGACGTTTTACCAGATCGGCATCTGGGCCGACGAAAACCAACGCGCCGCATTGTTGGCCCAATTGCAGATCAAAGGCCGTATCAGCCACCTGGAAATGCTCTGGCACAACAAGCGCGGCGAGTTGCTGGCGGTGGAAGTTTCGGTGGAGCCCATCACCTTGAATGAAACCCCGTGCCTGCTGCTGACCGCCCGGGACGTGAGCCTGCTGAAAAACGCCCAGGCGCAGATCCGCCACCTGGCCTACCACGACCCGCTGACCAACCTGCCCAACCGCGCCCTGCTGATGGACCGCCTGAGCCAGCAAATCGCCCTGCTCAAGCGTCACAACCTGCGCGGCGCGCTGCTGTTCCTTGATCTTGACCACTTCAAGCACATCAACGATTCCCTCGGGCATCCGGTAGGCGACACGGTGCTGAAAATCGTCACCGCGCGCCTGGAAGCCAGCGTGCGCATGGAAGACACCGTGGCGCGCCTGGGCGGCGATGAATTCGTGGTGCTGTTCAGCGGCCTGGAGGGCTCGCGCATGACAGTCAGCCGCCAGGTGCAGGGGCTGGCCGATACCCTGCGCGAGCTGCTCTCGGAGCCGATGTTCCTCGATGGCCACCGCCTGCAAGTCACACCGAGTATCGGTGTGGCGCTGATTCCCGATCATGGCTCCACGCCGGCGGACTTGCTCAAGCGCGCCGACATCGCGCTGTACCGTGCCAAGGATTCAGGACGCAATACCACGCAGATGTTCCACAACAGCATGCAGAAAACCGCCAGCGAACGCCTGCGTATGGAGACCGACCTGCGCCTGGCCCTGTCGCGCGGTGAGTTCAGCGTGCACTTCCAGCCGCAAGTGGATGCGCGTGGCAACAAGATTGTCGGCGCCGAGGCGCTGGTGCGCTGGCAGCATCCGCAACTGGGCGCGCAATCGCCGTCCGAATTTATCAAGGTGCTTGAAGACAGCGGCCTGATCCTTGAAGTCGGCACCTGGATCCTCGATGAAGCCTGCGCCGCCTTTGAACTGTTGATCGCGGAAGGCTTGATAGACCCGTTGAATTTCAGCCTGTGTGTGAACATCAGCCCCCGGCAGTTTCGCCAGAACGACTTCGTGGAGCGGGTCGAACGCAGCCTCAAGCAGCACCAACTGCCGTTCAGCCTGCTGAAACTGGAAATTACCGAAGGCATCGTGATCCAGAACCTGGACGACACCATCAGCAAAATGCGCCGCCTGAAGAAACTCGGCGTCAGCTTTGCGATGGATGACTTCGGCACCGGCTATTCATCGCTTACCTACCTCAAGCGGCTGCCGGTGGACGCGCTGAAGATCGACCAATCCTTCGTACGTGACGCCACCCATGACCCCAACGACGCAGAAATCATCCGCGCCATCGTGGCGATGGCCCGCAGCCTGAACCTGGAGGTGATTGCCGAAGGCGTGGAAACCCAGGACCAACTGGCCTTCCTGCAGGGCCTGGGTTGCCATTTGTACCAAGGGTATCTGCACAGCCGGCCGTTGCCCTTGATCGGGTTCCGGGAGCGTTTGCTGGCGGGGGAAAGTCGGGGTTAA